A stretch of DNA from Candidatus Bathyarchaeota archaeon:
ACGCTGAAGAACGTGTCATGCGTCGGATAATGAGAATTCGTGTACCTGAAGAAGTCTTTGTAAGCATCGAATTGATGTAGTTACGGAAAAGTGTAACAACACATATTCTGACTTCGCATGCATGTATTTGTCTCGAACTTCATTGACGATGCGTTGTTTTTCCTCCTCTAACTCCTTCACCGTTCTCTCAACCTTCACGTTGCGTGCAATAGCGTAGCCGATGGTCAATTCAGGATATTTCTCCTTAACCGAAGGATCTAGCCTCATTTATTTTCACCTTGATTCTAGCTTTGTTATTTCTTTGTTCAAGGTATATAATGAGCATAAATGAAAATTCCCAGCATGAGAGATATAGCAAATGTTCCCAACCATATTGCTTTGTTCCACCAAAAAATCTTCAATCCATCCATCATGCCGAAGGGGATTAGATTAAAAATTGCTATAAAGGCATTTATCCATGCGCCGAAAATTGCGATTGTATAAAAGAGCGTGTTCGACGTATTCAGCGTAGCTCCTATGAATAGGATTGAAAGCGCGATGTTGGTTAAGGGCCCAGAAAGAGCTGTTTTCCCAACAGTATCCTTTGTTGCGTGCCCCGCGATCATTACAGCTCCGGGCGAAATTATCTTAAACAATGGAAGAAGCATTGAAACAAGGGTAATAAGCGCCCCGGATAGAGTTAGTCGAAACTCAGCCCATAACCCGTAGCGTTGTGCCATCAGTTTGTGGGCGAGTTCATGGAGAAGGAAAGATAAAGTAAGGACGAATGCGAGACTCATCAAAGTCAGTGGGCTTGGTTCCACCAGTGAAAACATGGATAAACCAACTCCCATGACCAGCAACGCTCCGATGGCTAGGTGTTTAAGTTCTTTTGGGCTGAACCAAAAGATTTTGGATGTTGGTCGAGGAGACATGTATGTGAAGGAATATTCGTATGGTCTTCTCTCCGGCATTTCTGCTATTGTTGGCGGTGGCGCTTCTTCACGAGGAGCCAATACTTTCCAGTATTCTGGGCATGCGTGGTTTTCTGGTAGTCGGTGTTCGCTGCAGAAGTATCCGCCGCAGTAGGAGCATTTGAACGGTAGAACAACATCTTTTTTGCAGTATTGGCATTCCATTTTTATGGTTCCTGCACGAGTGAGTTAGTGTTGACGGCTTTGTGGTTTATATGTTTAGCTTATGTGTAACGCTTTTCAATTCTGGTCTACTGTAAGATCTAAATATGAGCCGAATAAGGAGTTGTGATGAGGCGTTGTAACGCCTGAGCAAGGCCAAAAACTAACGGATCTGTCCAAAATTTAGCAGATTGGGATTTTTCCGTGAGCCAGATCCATGCAGAATTTGTCTATGTTTTCAAGTTCGGAATTAATCACTTCCTTTATGTCTCTCCGAACGTTTTCCATAGAGTTTCCTGACTTGATGACAACTTGTGCTGAGGCGATAGCGGGTTGATCAATTGGCTTGCCTATTTGACTCAACAGCCATATGTAAACCTCTTCTACACCCGATACTTGTTCATATATCTGTTCGGCTATCCTGTGCGTTAGGAGATTGTAGATTTTTCCAACGTGGCTCACCGGATTCTTTCCAGCAGCCGCCTCAGAACAAACGGGTCTATTCAAGGGCATCACACCGTTAACTCTATTTCCTCTGCCAACCTGACCTGAATCCGCGCTGTCTGCACTAGTGCCTAACACGGTTAAATAAACGCCGTCTATGCCTCTACCCTCTACGTCCAGCGTATTCAATTTCACGGTAACCTTTTCAAAATCTGTGTTTTCCTTTACAAACCTGTTTATTTCTTCAAGGATTTCAGCTTTCTTCTTGAAATATTCTCTCTCACTTTGCACAAATCTGTCAACAAAAGCCATAGAAACGGTTAAACGCAGGTCGTTGTTCTTTCTGAGCCCCATTACTTTTACGTCCTCACCTGATTCAGGAAACTTCTTTTTGAAATCCTTGGAATTCACGTATCTTTCGGTTTTCAGAACAATTGTCTCTGTCTTGGTCATGGGTGCGTAGCCCACAGCTGCTGAGGTGTCGTTGGCGCCGAGGATTTTTCCCTTCCTTTTGAAGATGTCTGTAAGCTCTGGAGAACCGGGCTTCAACTCCACTTGGTATCTTACGTGGTTTTCTGGGTCTACGAAACGGAGGTTTTTCTTGAACCATTCTTTTGCCGTTTGAAGGGTTATTTCCTTAACGGGTACGGTGATTCCTTCAACTTCGAAGGTTGCTCTGTCGCCAATTATAAGGAGCATGGGCTCTCTTACCAAGCCTCCGCCGAATCTTGTTTCAACGTCGCCAGCAACAAGTAAAGACTTGTCGGCATTGTGATGCATGATCGCTCCAAACTTATCCAGATACGCCTTGCTTAATTTCACCGAAATCTGATCCATTATGGCGTCGCAAATGGAATCTGGGTGACCAATGCCCTTCCTCTCCACAATCTCCAGCTTTTGCTCTTCAAGAGGTAGCTGTTTGGAGCCATTGATTATGATGTTTCTCATGAGACCACCTTGACGGACGTTAGTGAAATGACAACAAATATATATTTTACGATATCCATGACGTATAGAAAAATAACTAGAGGTTATCAATAATGATCGTAACAGGCTCCATTATAAAGAAATTGAGGATAGAAGCAGGGTTGACTCAGAGACAGTTAGCCGAGCTAGCCAGAGTTTCACAAGCTCATGTTGCCAAAATTGAAAAAGGGCGGGTAGACCCCCGACTGTCTACAGTAAACAGAATTCTTCAGGTCCTAACCGAAGGAGAGGGAAAAAAATGTGGAGACATCATGACAAAGGATGTTATTTTCGCGAGACCTCGTGACAAAATCTTGAAGGCGAGCGAGGTTATGATAAGACACGCCATATCTCAGCTGCCCGTGATTGAAAACGAAAGAGTGGTGGGCACTATTACGGAGGATGGCATCATCAAAAACCTGAGTTCCACGATTGCTGAGGAAAGGATAGAGAAAGTGATGCAGGCACCGTTACCAAGCGTTCCAGAAGACATGCGCATGAGCATGATCAAACCGTTGCTGGAAGATCATCCCGGCGTGTTAGTGATAAGAAAAGGAAACATCGTCGGCATAATAACCAAGTCAG
This window harbors:
- a CDS encoding methionine adenosyltransferase, with amino-acid sequence MRNIIINGSKQLPLEEQKLEIVERKGIGHPDSICDAIMDQISVKLSKAYLDKFGAIMHHNADKSLLVAGDVETRFGGGLVREPMLLIIGDRATFEVEGITVPVKEITLQTAKEWFKKNLRFVDPENHVRYQVELKPGSPELTDIFKRKGKILGANDTSAAVGYAPMTKTETIVLKTERYVNSKDFKKKFPESGEDVKVMGLRKNNDLRLTVSMAFVDRFVQSEREYFKKKAEILEEINRFVKENTDFEKVTVKLNTLDVEGRGIDGVYLTVLGTSADSADSGQVGRGNRVNGVMPLNRPVCSEAAAGKNPVSHVGKIYNLLTHRIAEQIYEQVSGVEEVYIWLLSQIGKPIDQPAIASAQVVIKSGNSMENVRRDIKEVINSELENIDKFCMDLAHGKIPIC
- a CDS encoding CBS domain-containing protein: MIVTGSIIKKLRIEAGLTQRQLAELARVSQAHVAKIEKGRVDPRLSTVNRILQVLTEGEGKKCGDIMTKDVIFARPRDKILKASEVMIRHAISQLPVIENERVVGTITEDGIIKNLSSTIAEERIEKVMQAPLPSVPEDMRMSMIKPLLEDHPGVLVIRKGNIVGIITKSDLLKIISKTL